A genomic segment from Thiohalorhabdus sp. Cl-TMA encodes:
- a CDS encoding cation:proton antiporter: protein MSTDFAQAHALWITLVGGAVVLSTLLKSLLGRAGIPPLIGYLLLGFLLSLVDSRWGVVTEPVRHAFAFLADVGIIALLFRVGLDSHPGKLVAKLPRASIIWAGDIALSALTGFAAAFWVLDLALIPSLVLAAALTATSLGVAVPPWQEARALNSATGQLLVDVGELDDLSGVAFMALLLVMVPMLHNGGTVSAGIIGGAVALFVAKLVAFAGFCYLFARYAEAPLTREAARLEPAPGRMLTVAGVGLLIAALGGWLGFSLAIGALFAGLTFSRDPAAVRTEANFEDLYEFFVPFFFIGIGLEMEPASLAEGAGIGGLLLLTTVLAKVAGAGLPAWLVAGTGGAALIGVSMVPRAEITMVILDQGRQLGDWAVPPAVYAAGVVVTAGTCLITPLALRPLLQRLQPEKEEA from the coding sequence ATGAGCACGGATTTCGCCCAGGCCCATGCCCTGTGGATCACGCTGGTGGGCGGGGCGGTGGTGCTGTCCACGCTGCTCAAGTCCCTGCTCGGCCGAGCCGGCATCCCGCCGCTCATCGGCTACCTGCTGCTGGGCTTCCTCCTGAGTCTCGTCGATTCCCGCTGGGGCGTGGTGACGGAGCCGGTGCGCCACGCCTTCGCCTTCCTCGCCGACGTGGGGATCATCGCCCTGCTGTTCCGGGTGGGGCTGGACAGCCATCCGGGCAAGCTGGTGGCCAAGCTGCCCCGGGCCAGCATCATCTGGGCCGGAGACATAGCCCTATCGGCCCTGACCGGATTTGCCGCCGCCTTCTGGGTGCTGGATCTGGCCCTGATCCCATCGCTGGTCCTGGCCGCCGCCCTGACCGCCACGAGCCTCGGGGTGGCCGTGCCGCCCTGGCAGGAGGCCCGGGCCCTGAACAGCGCCACGGGACAGCTGCTGGTGGACGTGGGCGAGCTGGACGACCTGTCCGGTGTGGCGTTCATGGCCCTGCTCCTGGTGATGGTGCCCATGCTCCATAACGGCGGCACGGTCTCCGCCGGCATCATCGGCGGAGCGGTGGCGCTGTTCGTCGCAAAGCTCGTCGCCTTCGCCGGGTTCTGCTACCTGTTCGCCCGCTACGCGGAGGCGCCCCTGACCCGCGAAGCGGCACGCCTGGAGCCGGCCCCCGGACGCATGCTCACGGTGGCGGGCGTGGGCCTGCTGATCGCCGCCCTGGGCGGCTGGCTGGGCTTCTCTCTGGCCATCGGAGCCCTGTTCGCCGGGCTCACCTTCAGCCGCGATCCCGCCGCGGTGCGTACGGAGGCCAATTTCGAGGACCTCTACGAGTTCTTCGTGCCCTTTTTCTTCATCGGCATCGGGCTGGAGATGGAGCCCGCCTCCCTGGCGGAGGGGGCCGGAATCGGCGGACTGCTGCTGCTCACCACGGTGCTGGCGAAGGTGGCCGGGGCCGGTCTGCCGGCCTGGCTGGTCGCCGGGACGGGCGGCGCCGCGCTGATCGGGGTCAGCATGGTGCCCCGCGCCGAGATCACCATGGTCATCCTGGACCAGGGCCGGCAGCTCGGAGACTGGGCCGTGCCGCCCGCCGTCTATGCCGCAGGTGTGGTGGTGACCGCCGGTACCTGCCTGATCACGCCGCTGGCCCTGCGGCCGCTCCTGCAACGCCTGCAGCCGGAGAAGGAGGAGGCATGA
- the cysZ gene encoding sulfate transporter CysZ: MIRDFLTGMGFMAEGFRIVARPGMRRYAAAPVLVSLVVFLGLAALLGWGFDTWMAALLPAGWDWLEWLLWPLFAVAIILVWVFTYIHLTNLIGAPFNDLLAERVLAETRGTPHPEGNWSQLLRDGARAAANTVAVLVYSLRWAIPLLVLTLIPGLNLVAPALWLVFNAWLLALEYADYPLGARGLAFREQRALVARERPAALGFGLAALVATSIPVVNLVAMPAAVAGATRLFAERVGTSAAPEVSQEPDA, encoded by the coding sequence ATGATCCGCGATTTTCTCACCGGAATGGGCTTCATGGCGGAGGGCTTCCGGATCGTCGCCCGGCCCGGTATGCGGCGCTACGCAGCCGCCCCGGTACTGGTCAGCCTGGTGGTCTTCCTGGGGCTGGCGGCGCTGCTCGGCTGGGGCTTCGATACCTGGATGGCCGCCCTGCTGCCGGCCGGATGGGATTGGCTGGAGTGGCTGCTATGGCCGCTGTTCGCCGTGGCCATCATTCTGGTGTGGGTATTCACCTACATCCATCTCACCAACCTCATTGGCGCCCCCTTCAACGACCTGCTCGCCGAGCGGGTCCTTGCCGAAACGCGCGGCACGCCGCATCCCGAAGGGAACTGGTCGCAGCTGCTCCGGGACGGGGCCCGGGCGGCGGCCAACACGGTGGCGGTGCTGGTCTACTCCCTGCGCTGGGCGATCCCCCTGCTGGTGCTGACCCTCATCCCCGGCCTCAATCTGGTGGCGCCCGCGCTCTGGCTCGTCTTCAACGCCTGGCTGCTGGCCCTGGAATACGCCGATTATCCCCTGGGGGCGCGGGGACTGGCCTTCCGGGAGCAGCGCGCCCTGGTGGCCCGCGAGCGGCCCGCCGCCCTCGGCTTCGGGCTGGCGGCGCTGGTTGCCACCAGCATCCCCGTGGTGAACCTGGTCGCCATGCCGGCGGCGGTGGCCGGCGCCACGCGGCTGTTCGCCGAGCGCGTCGGAACTTCCGCCGCCCCGGAGGTATCCCAGGAGCCGGACGCTTAA
- a CDS encoding DUF2970 domain-containing protein: protein MDESRKDPSLPQVVGSVLAAMFGVQSRRNQERDFGSSSATPYILTGLIMTLLFVLGIWGLVQLILGLAA, encoded by the coding sequence ATGGACGAAAGCCGCAAAGATCCCAGCCTGCCCCAGGTCGTCGGCAGCGTGCTGGCGGCCATGTTCGGCGTTCAGAGCCGCCGCAACCAGGAGCGCGATTTCGGCAGCAGCAGCGCCACGCCCTATATCCTCACGGGCCTGATCATGACCCTGCTCTTCGTGCTGGGGATCTGGGGCCTGGTACAGCTGATTCTGGGCCTGGCCGCCTGA
- a CDS encoding glycosyltransferase family 39 protein, which translates to MESTLSRPALVLSTRSALALLTLFLVGLTAYRLAVLLSLDLGLYGDEAYYFTWSWNPDWGYYSKPPMVAWLIAATTALAGNTAIGVKAASLVLYPATSLILFAVANRLYGPRTALVAGMAFATLPGIFFGSMVINTDVPLLFFWAAGLWFFLRALESGRYRHWLGVGAALGLGLLSKYTMVAFAASAALYLLAARPLRPHLARPGPYLAALTGFLLFLPNLLWNVGNGFISFLHTAEISQLDEALFHPDHLAAFLGAQFGVFGPVLMGVLAVLIAGRDGVYRREPERILLAFTVPLLAVIGLQSLLAEAHANWAAPIYLSGTILVVGWLLQRRPRLLAVGLAVNVLLGLSLYHYQDIARAMGVQEIPHRLDPRARIRGWDQLAAAVDRTRQRHPGARLLAADRFVLAELLFHLRPPPERYGFWNPGGDIDNHYALTTDIRGRWWADFLLVTGDAGAGKALAPYFEERRAVGTVTIRRSAEETDTYHFWILRGFRGYGAAGPGREKADR; encoded by the coding sequence ATGGAATCGACCCTGTCCCGGCCCGCCCTGGTCCTGAGCACCCGCTCCGCGCTGGCCCTGCTGACCCTCTTCCTCGTCGGCCTAACCGCCTATCGGCTCGCGGTCCTCCTGAGCCTGGACCTGGGCCTGTACGGCGACGAGGCCTACTACTTCACGTGGTCCTGGAACCCCGACTGGGGCTACTACTCCAAACCGCCCATGGTGGCCTGGCTGATCGCCGCGACTACGGCGCTGGCGGGCAATACGGCCATCGGCGTGAAGGCGGCCTCCCTGGTGCTCTACCCGGCCACCAGCCTGATCCTGTTCGCCGTGGCCAACCGCCTGTACGGCCCCCGGACCGCCCTGGTCGCGGGAATGGCTTTCGCCACCCTCCCGGGCATCTTCTTCGGCTCCATGGTCATCAACACCGACGTGCCGCTGCTGTTCTTCTGGGCGGCGGGGCTCTGGTTCTTCCTGCGCGCCCTGGAAAGCGGCCGCTATCGCCACTGGCTGGGCGTGGGCGCGGCCCTGGGGCTGGGCCTGCTCAGCAAGTACACCATGGTGGCCTTCGCCGCCAGCGCCGCCCTCTACCTGCTCGCCGCTCGCCCCCTGCGGCCCCATCTGGCGCGCCCCGGCCCCTACCTGGCCGCGCTGACGGGCTTCCTCCTGTTCCTGCCCAACCTGCTCTGGAACGTCGGCAACGGCTTCATCTCCTTCCTCCATACCGCGGAGATCTCGCAGCTGGACGAGGCCCTGTTCCATCCGGACCACCTCGCCGCCTTCCTGGGCGCCCAGTTCGGGGTTTTCGGGCCGGTGCTCATGGGGGTGCTCGCGGTGCTGATCGCCGGCCGGGACGGCGTGTACCGGCGGGAGCCGGAGCGCATCCTGCTCGCCTTCACCGTGCCCCTGCTCGCGGTCATCGGCCTGCAGAGCTTGCTCGCGGAGGCCCACGCCAACTGGGCGGCGCCGATCTACCTGTCCGGAACCATCCTGGTGGTGGGCTGGCTGCTGCAGCGCCGGCCCCGCCTGCTGGCGGTGGGCCTGGCCGTCAACGTCCTGCTCGGCCTGTCCCTCTACCACTACCAGGACATTGCCCGCGCCATGGGGGTGCAAGAGATCCCCCACCGTCTCGACCCCCGGGCCCGCATCCGGGGCTGGGACCAGCTCGCCGCGGCGGTGGACCGGACCCGTCAGCGCCACCCCGGGGCGCGGCTGCTGGCGGCGGACCGCTTCGTGCTGGCCGAGCTGCTGTTCCACCTCCGTCCGCCGCCGGAGCGCTACGGCTTCTGGAATCCCGGCGGTGACATCGACAACCACTATGCCCTGACCACCGATATCCGGGGCCGCTGGTGGGCGGATTTCCTGCTGGTAACCGGGGACGCCGGGGCGGGGAAAGCGCTGGCGCCCTATTTCGAGGAGCGAAGGGCGGTAGGCACGGTCACCATCCGGCGCAGCGCCGAGGAGACCGATACCTATCATTTCTGGATCCTGCGCGGATTCCGCGGCTACGGAGCGGCCGGGCCGGGGAGGGAGAAGGCGGACCGATAG
- a CDS encoding hydroxyacid dehydrogenase: MRIAVFEVESWEAEALAELESEHWITYHREPLEAANAAEHADAEAVCTFIYSEIGPGVLAALPRLRVVTTRSTGHDHIDLAACRERGITVCNVPSYGENTVAEHVFGLLLTISHNLTEAIDRTRRGDFSPEGLEGFDLRGRTLGVVGTGAIGRHVLEIARGFGMERLAYDKYPDPEAAERLGFAYRDLDALLAHADVVSLHVPETPETHGLIGERAFACMKDGVVLINTARGGLVDVHALLQALASGKVRAAGLDVLPEEPVIREESEVLRSLFQREYDYRTLLADHVLLRMRNVFITPHSAFDTREALQRILDVTIANLRGFARDAPRSVVAGPVSG; this comes from the coding sequence ATGCGGATCGCCGTATTCGAGGTGGAGTCCTGGGAGGCCGAGGCCCTGGCAGAGCTGGAATCCGAGCACTGGATCACCTATCACCGCGAGCCCCTTGAAGCCGCCAACGCGGCCGAGCACGCCGACGCGGAAGCCGTCTGCACCTTCATCTACTCGGAGATTGGCCCCGGGGTGCTCGCCGCCCTCCCCCGCCTGCGTGTGGTGACCACGCGCTCCACCGGCCATGACCACATCGACTTGGCCGCGTGCCGGGAGCGGGGAATCACCGTCTGCAACGTGCCGAGCTATGGCGAGAATACCGTGGCCGAGCACGTCTTCGGCCTCCTTCTGACCATCAGCCACAACCTCACCGAGGCCATCGACCGCACCCGGCGGGGCGACTTCTCGCCCGAAGGGCTGGAAGGGTTCGACCTGCGCGGCCGGACCCTGGGGGTGGTAGGCACCGGCGCCATCGGCCGCCATGTGCTGGAGATCGCGCGGGGCTTCGGCATGGAGCGGCTGGCCTACGACAAATACCCGGACCCGGAGGCCGCCGAACGGCTGGGCTTTGCCTACCGCGATCTGGACGCACTGCTCGCACACGCCGACGTGGTGAGCCTTCATGTCCCGGAAACGCCGGAAACGCACGGACTGATCGGCGAGCGGGCCTTCGCATGCATGAAGGACGGGGTTGTGCTCATCAACACCGCGCGGGGCGGTCTGGTGGACGTGCACGCCCTGCTGCAGGCGCTGGCGTCGGGCAAGGTGCGGGCGGCAGGCCTGGACGTCCTGCCCGAGGAGCCGGTGATCCGGGAGGAGTCCGAGGTTCTCCGCTCCCTGTTCCAGCGGGAATACGACTACCGCACCCTGCTTGCGGACCACGTGCTGCTGCGCATGCGCAATGTCTTCATCACCCCCCACTCGGCCTTCGATACCCGCGAGGCCCTGCAGCGCATCCTGGACGTGACCATTGCCAACCTGCGCGGCTTCGCCCGGGACGCCCCCCGGAGCGTAGTGGCCGGTCCGGTCTCCGGGTAG
- the metK gene encoding methionine adenosyltransferase gives MESVYTAESVAMGHPDKVCDQVSDRLLDRLLAQDPHARVAVETAVKTGLVVLLGEVTADARTDFAAWVREVVGEIGYDREGLGFSAEGVGVVDAIEAQSPDIARGVDREGGELGAGDQGIMVGYACDETDTLMPAAQHYAHRIMARQADARREERLPWLRPDGKCQLSVRYRDDRPVGLDKVVVSLQHGPEANPAEEREAVVEELLRPVLPAGWLPPADRLLINPTGRFVIGGPKGDAGVTGRKIIQDTYGPQRPHGGGGFSGKDPTKVDRSAAYMARYAAKNLVAAGVARRAEVRLAYAIGVAEPVMVAVDTFGTGSVADEHLGTVLRAVFDFTPRGCIDTLDLQRPRYTETARFGHFGRPDPLFPWERTDRTDALLAALT, from the coding sequence ATGGAATCCGTATACACCGCCGAATCCGTGGCCATGGGCCACCCCGACAAGGTCTGCGACCAGGTCTCCGACCGCCTCCTCGACCGCCTGCTGGCGCAGGACCCGCATGCCCGGGTGGCCGTGGAGACCGCGGTGAAGACCGGACTCGTCGTCCTGCTCGGCGAGGTGACCGCCGACGCCCGGACCGACTTCGCCGCCTGGGTCCGGGAAGTGGTCGGCGAGATCGGCTACGACCGCGAGGGGCTGGGCTTCAGCGCGGAGGGTGTCGGGGTGGTGGACGCCATCGAGGCCCAGAGTCCCGACATCGCCCGGGGCGTGGACCGGGAAGGCGGGGAGCTCGGTGCCGGGGACCAGGGCATCATGGTGGGCTATGCCTGCGACGAGACGGACACCCTGATGCCGGCTGCACAGCATTACGCCCACCGCATCATGGCGCGTCAGGCCGATGCCCGCCGGGAGGAGCGGCTGCCCTGGCTGCGGCCCGACGGCAAGTGCCAGCTCTCGGTGCGCTACCGGGACGACCGCCCCGTGGGTCTCGATAAGGTGGTGGTCTCCCTGCAGCACGGACCCGAGGCGAATCCCGCCGAGGAGCGCGAGGCGGTGGTGGAGGAGCTATTGCGGCCGGTACTGCCCGCGGGCTGGCTACCGCCCGCCGACCGCCTCCTGATCAATCCCACGGGTCGCTTCGTCATCGGCGGGCCCAAGGGGGATGCCGGAGTTACGGGCCGCAAGATCATCCAGGACACCTACGGACCCCAGCGGCCGCACGGCGGGGGCGGCTTCTCCGGCAAGGACCCCACCAAGGTGGACCGCTCCGCCGCCTACATGGCCCGCTATGCCGCCAAGAACCTGGTGGCCGCCGGCGTGGCGCGCCGCGCGGAGGTGCGCCTGGCCTACGCCATCGGCGTGGCGGAGCCCGTCATGGTGGCGGTGGACACCTTCGGCACCGGCAGCGTGGCGGACGAGCACCTCGGCACGGTGCTGCGCGCGGTATTCGATTTCACCCCCCGTGGCTGCATCGACACCCTGGACCTGCAGCGCCCCCGCTACACCGAGACCGCCCGCTTCGGCCACTTCGGGCGCCCCGACCCGCTCTTCCCCTGGGAGCGAACCGACCGGACCGACGCCTTGCTCGCGGCACTGACCTGA
- a CDS encoding type 1 glutamine amidotransferase, whose protein sequence is MLPVWIFRHVAHEGPGYFADFLRARGLPFEVVAVDAGEPVPSRPDGASGLVFMGGPMSVNDPLPWVPAEVDLIRQAHARGMPVLGHCLGGQLIARAMGSTVGPGEAPEIGWFPVDRVPGEAADSWLRDLPGRFEVFHWHGERFGLPAGASPLLTNGHTPSQGFVSGNCLALQCHVEMKPDLVRDWAEINAAQLAEPRPSTVQGREELTDGLEERCRSLHKVADQLYGRWVEGLS, encoded by the coding sequence ATGCTTCCCGTCTGGATTTTCCGCCATGTGGCCCACGAAGGGCCCGGCTATTTCGCCGATTTCCTCCGCGCCCGGGGCCTCCCCTTCGAGGTGGTGGCCGTGGACGCCGGGGAGCCGGTGCCGTCCCGCCCCGACGGGGCCAGCGGGCTCGTCTTCATGGGCGGACCCATGAGCGTCAACGATCCGCTGCCCTGGGTTCCCGCGGAGGTGGACCTGATCCGCCAGGCCCATGCCCGGGGCATGCCGGTGCTGGGCCATTGCCTGGGCGGACAGCTCATCGCCCGGGCCATGGGCAGCACGGTGGGTCCCGGGGAGGCGCCGGAGATCGGCTGGTTCCCGGTGGACCGGGTGCCCGGGGAGGCCGCGGATTCCTGGCTGCGGGATCTGCCCGGGCGGTTCGAGGTGTTCCACTGGCACGGCGAGCGGTTCGGGCTGCCCGCGGGCGCCAGTCCCCTGCTGACCAACGGGCATACGCCTTCGCAGGGATTTGTCTCCGGAAATTGTTTGGCCCTACAGTGCCATGTGGAAATGAAGCCGGATCTGGTGCGCGACTGGGCGGAGATCAACGCCGCCCAATTGGCCGAGCCCCGGCCGTCCACCGTGCAGGGCCGGGAGGAGCTCACCGATGGTCTGGAGGAGCGCTGCCGGAGCCTGCACAAGGTGGCCGATCAGCTCTATGGGCGCTGGGTCGAAGGCCTGTCCTAG
- a CDS encoding TIGR01458 family HAD-type hydrolase: MVRGVLLDLSGVLYQGDRALPGAPRSVESLRQSGLPLRFLTNTTRSTSDALLKKLSGLGFDLPADQLYAAPRVARDYLHRHGLSPFPVIHPDLRPEFADCPERQADAVLVGDAGPGFTYERLNGAFRLLLEGAPLLAMGRNRYFREEDGLSLDQGPFVAALEYAAQTRAVILGKPAPAFFEAALRSLDLPAGEVVMVGDDVESDVRGALDNGLQAVLVRTGKFRAGDEAAVAGSGAVVCEDLEEAARWILERART; the protein is encoded by the coding sequence ATGGTCCGCGGTGTCCTGCTGGATCTCAGCGGGGTCCTCTACCAGGGGGACCGGGCGCTTCCGGGTGCGCCCCGTTCCGTGGAGTCCCTGCGGCAATCGGGGCTCCCCCTGCGCTTCCTCACCAACACCACCCGCAGCACCAGCGATGCCCTGCTGAAGAAGCTCTCCGGGCTCGGCTTCGATCTGCCCGCCGACCAGCTCTACGCCGCCCCCCGGGTGGCCCGCGATTACCTGCACCGGCACGGCCTGTCCCCCTTCCCGGTGATCCATCCCGATCTGCGGCCGGAATTCGCCGATTGTCCAGAACGGCAGGCCGATGCCGTGCTGGTGGGGGACGCGGGGCCGGGCTTCACCTATGAGCGGCTGAACGGGGCCTTCCGGCTGCTGCTGGAGGGCGCGCCCCTGCTCGCCATGGGGCGTAACCGGTATTTCCGCGAGGAGGACGGCCTCAGCCTGGATCAGGGGCCCTTCGTGGCCGCCCTGGAATACGCCGCGCAGACACGGGCCGTCATCCTTGGCAAGCCGGCTCCCGCGTTTTTCGAGGCGGCGCTGCGGAGCCTGGACCTTCCGGCCGGGGAGGTCGTCATGGTGGGGGACGATGTGGAGTCCGACGTGCGCGGCGCCCTGGATAACGGCCTTCAGGCCGTGCTCGTCCGGACGGGCAAATTCCGAGCCGGGGACGAGGCGGCGGTGGCGGGCTCGGGGGCCGTGGTCTGCGAGGATCTGGAGGAGGCCGCGCGCTGGATCCTCGAGCGGGCGCGCACCTAG